A section of the Triticum dicoccoides isolate Atlit2015 ecotype Zavitan chromosome 7A, WEW_v2.0, whole genome shotgun sequence genome encodes:
- the LOC119333533 gene encoding uncharacterized protein LOC119333533, which yields SPAALCGGRGHAQLAYSSSSPSHLSPADGFLCVKEGVDEMIKHVANEPSLGLYFVQQHAQASMPILLDVKGKVTEKTREITLHTEDIEDSICAVRSMAEFGLPIADDMIKDINKSLKIMSKTQPKKGLIQNPIWGFQSDKSSEAWNDLDAANGGSSKNYLSSMLNTAKQKASSLRWPQTDFATNDGVSEKSVSSTAQESSQARGHGASTPSDVERDEVSISSRLLENKNAAAMNQGLSASDISHTAESYNKFKEEQELKLQEWLRESKEAEDNRG from the exons TCGCCCGCCGCGCTCTGTGGCGGACGCGGACATGCACAGCTCGCGTATTCTTCCTCGTCTCCGTCACACCTCTCCCCAGCAGATGGCTTCCTCTGCG TGAAGGAGGGGGTCGACGAGATGATCAAGCACGTCGCCAATGAGCCCTCCCTTGGGCTCTACTTCGTCCAGCAGCACGCCCAGGCATCCATGCCCATCCTCCTTGACGTCAAG GGCAAGGTTACGGAAAAGACTCGTGAGATAACATTACACACTGAAGATATAGAGGATTCTATTTGTGCTGTGAGGTCCATGGCTGAGTTTGGACTTCCAATTGCTGATGATATGATCAAGGACATAAATAAATCTCTAAAGATAATGTCGAAGACCCAACCAAAGAAGGG GTTAATCCAGAACCCCATTTGGGGGTTCCAATCAGACAAAAGCTCGGAAGCATGGAACGATTTGGACGCAGCTAATGGTGGAAGTAGCAAGAACTATTTGTCTTCCATGTTGAACACCGCAAAGCAGAAGGCATCGAGTCTGAGATGGCCGCAGACTGATTTCGCTACGAATGATGGCGTTAGTGAGAAGTCAGTGTCATCTACAGCTCAAGAGTCATCACAAGCCAGAGGACATGGTGCGTCAACACCCTCGGATGTTGAAAGGGACGAAGTCTCCATTTCAAGCCGTCTGTTGGAAAATAAAAATGCAGCGGCTATGAATCAGGGCCTATCTGCTTCTGATATCTCCCACACGGCGGAGAGCTACAACAAGTTCAAAGAAGAACAGGAACTAAAACTGCAAGAGTGGCTCAGGGAGTCGAAAGAAGCTGAAGATAATAGAGGTTGA